The following DNA comes from Eretmochelys imbricata isolate rEreImb1 chromosome 2, rEreImb1.hap1, whole genome shotgun sequence.
TTTTAGATATGCTAGGCCCTGGGCTATTGAGTGCCTTGAAGAGAAGGACCAAGCTCCTGGCTGCATGACTTTGAGCTCTTGCCTTTGGATGGTGGCATAATCTTGTTTTGGCAAGTCAGGTCATAACTGCAACAGGGGGTGGAGTTTGCTGCCTTGTTTTACACTTGGatttattttctccctttttttgcCCATTGCTTCCGTGAAGCATGTCACCCCAATGAAGAAGGTGGAATCACCTGCTGCTCCCCCAAAGAAAGTAGAACTCCCTTCTGCTCCACCTGCAAAGAAAGTAGAACCATCTGAGGCTGACGACGAAGATGAGGATGACGACATTGACTTATTTGGCAGTGGTGATGAAGAGGAAGACCAGGAGGCTGCCAAAGTTCGGGAAGAGCGATTACGCCAGTATGCGGAGAAGAAGTCTAAAAAGCCTGGCCTCATTGCCAAGTCTTCCATCCTTCTGGATGTCAAGCCTGTAAGCAGTTTAAACTATTCCTTACCCAACTGTTGTTTTGGCTCTAAAGTGGGGTGCCTGTACTGAGATTATGGTTGTAAAATTGCAGgagtgtgtgggttacatctaATTGGCAGACTGCAGCTGCCCCATGTAGATCTGGTCCACAAATTACAGAACCTATCAGCATGCAGTTGTTTGGATCGGCATTGAGCATTGCATGATGGGAGCACTGAGCTGTTCTGCTCCATATTAAAGATGGCAGTTGCAGACGTTCTATGGGCTGGGCTGCAGCTTGACCACCCCTGGTTTGGAAGACCTTTCTTCTCTTGGGGCTTGTTTACGCTGTCAGAGTGTgggaagctggggtgtaaatctgtAGCTCTCTAGCCTGCTGTGAGCTATCTAGGTGGGTGGGCCCTGCTaccacacactaaaagttccatagtgcgcTTGCACATACTGCTGTTTCAGACTTAGTGTGGGGCAGGCTAGAGTATTTGTACGTTCACATCCAGGCTTGCCACACACAACATctctgtgtggacaagcccttgaAAAAATATGTACCTTTTAGAGCATGAATATAGGGAATAAAAGCCTGAAATATGAGCACAGATTAATAATCAGTAAAGCGCAAACTCTCTcaagagcacaaggaaacaaaagCGTATAGGATAACCCAACACTTGGGGCTAACTAGATAAGTGCTAAGTAGTAGTTTTACCAATTATCCAGGGCTTAGAGTTAGTTCCTGAAGCTGAAACCCTGAGATGGAAGAAGTGACATGTCATTCCAGGAACACTTCCCCCTAGGTATGCAGAATCCAGACTATCTGCAGTAACTTGGTCTCAATTCATGCAGAATCAAACTTGAGAAATGATTCCTCTGGGAAAGGCTTCTTTTGTCAAAGAAAGGACTCCTTAACAGAGACAGATGGCAAAACTGGACGGACAGAGCTGAATACTGGAGTATCACTGACTAGCATGCTACCTAGCAAATTGGCATGGTACAAGTAGAATTAATGATTTTGTCACTCTTGTTCTCTGCTAGTACGGAAGAGTTCTGTCTCGCATCTCCTCGCTGCTTTCCTGATCGCAGCCCTATATGATAGTGTGTTAAACCCCTTGTTGCTGACTTTTATGTCTGGAATTGGAATACGTACCACGTTGATCCAGTTCAGCTTGCATGGTTGAGGATTGCAGAATCCACAGTCCTGATGGACAGTTCCACAGCCTAATATTAATGTAGGTAAACCTGCTGAGTTCCCTTTTTGTGCTTTGTTAGTGGGACGATGAAACTGACATGGCAAAGATGGAGGAGTGCGTCCGGTCCATTCAGATGGACGGCCTGGTGTGGGGAGCCTCCAAGTTGGTTCCAGTGGGCTATGGTATTAAGAAGCTCCAGATCCAGTGCGTAGTGGAGGATGACAAGGTTGGAACAGACATACTGGAGGAGGAGATCACCAAGTTTGAAGACTACGTAAGTCCTCCACTTGTGCCCTGCAGTACTTTCAAATATTTGGGCCCTTAAACCCACACCCCAGATTTTGATCTACTTCATGTGTTGGCAGCCTACTGTATATTCAGATTCTGCATCATCTAAACTTTCAAGGGTGGGAGAGGCCTTGACATGGAGTTTTTAGTCCCCATGTTTGTGAAGAtaaccttgaaaacatgaagaGTATAAGGAtgctgtcccagagcctgcagacagcctgaagcCATAGCTTTGAGGTGTGACCCTCCCTTGCCCTTGTACTCATTGGGGTGTCTAGCTCCTGGTGCTTAGTGTGTTGATGGTTCAGGGACAGCAATTCACCATTTTGTTGATTGTTTTAGCAGATGGGATGGGACATGAATGTGGGGTGGAGTGAAGTCTACGGCAGAGGTGGAATTGGAGCTGcttgggtggggaagagagaagacCTACAAGGATGGGGAcagggagaaacaaagggcagAAATAGTGGCAATCCTGAAGGCTAGTTTTTTCCCACTGAGTGGTGCTGAAGGTGATAAGGCGCTAAGGCGCATTAACAAATATTAACATtgtgggtgagggagtgagagaacctggatttgtgcaggaaatggcctaacttgattatcatgcacattgtgtaaagagttgtcactttggatgggctattaccagcaggagagtgaatttgtgtgggggggtggagggtgagaaaacctggatttgtgctggaaatggcctaacctgaagattactttagataagctattaccagcaggacagtggggtgggaggaggtattgtttcatattctctgtgtatatataaagtctgctgcagtttccacggtatgcatctgatgaagtgagctgtagctcacgaaagctcatgctcaaataaattggttagtctctaaggtgccacaagtactccttttctttttgcgaatagagactaacacggctgttactctgaaatattaaCATAGTTAATTTACTACATAAAGGCCATCTCCTACCTTTTTGATCTGTGCAAACTACCCTTTCACATCTGAGGGAGGTTGTAGTGGATTCAGGGAAGTATGTAGTCCTAAAACTCTATCCTAGCCCATGGACCATAATTAAAAATCGAACTTATCCCCTTTCTATAGGGTGAGTTTGAAACCAGTTTtaatttgtaagctctttggggtgggaACTTTTTCTTGCCATTCGTACAgaccctagcacaatggggttctgatccTGATTGCCATTAATATTTATATAAGCCCCCAATCTTAAAATATGACCACTCACAGGACTAATTTTTGACTGATAAAAAATGGTCTTTTAATAAAGGATTGTGCTTTATAAACTTGGGGCTGGTTAGGGCAAACTTCTTCTGTAAAGAGACCGCCCCAGAAAGTGTGCTTTCTGTGCGTCTTAAATCCCTGGAACGTGTTGTCTGATCTTTAACAGCATTTTTTGCCCTATTTCAGGTGCAGAGTGTCGACATAGCGGCTTTCAACAAGATCTAAGAGTGAACGTTTATCCTTTCTGGAACTGTAACTAATAAAAGGTCAAGATTTTGAGAGCAGATGGTGTGCGGTgtctttccttacaatgtgtgccAGTTGCACAGGGGATCAGAAGGTGGTAGCCAACATCCCAGGAGTCTCTTGTGCATATTGCTTACAAAACTGCAAAATAGGGGAAAGCCAACTATCATCCCCAATGTCATTGACAGGCTGGTATCCCAAGGGGTCCTATAAAATAGCCCAGCGTGAACAGCCACAAATACATCATACATGGCTGTATTTCATGCTTCCACTTCACCCAAGCAGGGGTTAGGACTCCATTGTTTCCCTTACACTTAAACCCAGTGTACAAACATTAGGTTACTATGTAAGGCTTGTAATTTGTATCTTCCTGAAGAATCTAgatttataactgttaaatattGTGCTGAGCCTTGGCCATGAAACAGTGAAGGGTTTTTAGGGTTTCATTTATTTAGAGCTGCTAAAAACAGCTCTAAGTTCAGAAGTGTTGCTGGCTTGTTAAGTAACTTTAAAAAGTGGCTGCCTTTATTCACATTAGCTGCTTTaatcatgttttgttttaatcatgttttttttaaatcaaatcatcTTTAACATGAAACTGTCTTTTGAATGTCCCtgccacctgcaggggtcaggaaggcaCACCTCCccttatctccttcctctgaagcatcagggatggccacagctggagatgggacattgggcaGGGAAGGCCAGGGCTCTGAAGTGGCCCTGAGCACTCTCTTGCCTGGGTGCATGGATGACTGGTtcttgctcagggtctaactgatcgccgcatatggggttgggaaagaattaCCCCTGGTTGGATTGGCAGCAACTtaggggtttttcaccttcttctgcagcatgtgggtgtgggtcacttgccagaattatctgggtatatctcatttaatcattgcCCTGCCATTGCGAGGACCTTGGGCACTGGTGTACCTTGGTTCCTCTTATTCTTTGCCGGTGGCACAtaagtctagtctcctgtgggctttGGTCTAGTTTCGGTTGTTGTGGTTAGTGTGTAGGTGCtgagtggtgttggtggcctgtgaggTACCAGAGATCTGACTAGATGACCTAGAccaatgatcctttctggccttacacTCCGAGTATGACTCTAATTGGGCTGTGTGTGATGTGAGGAGCAGAGACTCGGGTATCTGGCGGCTGACTCTCTTAGTgtctgcatggaaactttttaaagacaccttaatagaggctcaacttaaatgtgtaccccaaattaaagaacataagagaaccaaaaaagtggcTAAACAacgaagtaaaagaagcagtgagaggcaaaaaggcattctttaaaaagtggaagttaaatcctagtgaggaaaatagaaaggagcataaactagcaaatcaagtgtaaaaatataattaggaaggccaaaaaagaatttgaagaacagttagccaaagactcaaaaagtaatagcaaaaaaaaatttaagtacatcagaagcaggaagcctgctaaacaaccagtggggccactggacaatcgagatgctaaaggagcactcaaggacaaagccattgcagagaaactaaatgaattctttgcatctctGCTTTCTGTACATCTTAATtctcttcacggctgaggatgtgagggagattcccaaacccgagacattctttttaggtgacaaatctgaggaactgtcccagattgaggtgtcattagaggtggttttggaacaaattgataaactaaacagtaatacgtcaccaggatcagatggtattcacccaagagttctgaaggaactcaaatgtgaatttgcagaactactaactgtagtctgtaacctatcatttaaatcagcttctgtatcaaatgactggaggagagctaatgtgatGACAATTTtataaaaagggctccagaggtgatcccggcaattacagactggtaagtctgacttcagtaccgggcaaacaggttgaaactatagtaaagaacaaaattgtcagtcacagattaacataatttgttggggaagagtcaacatggtttttgtaa
Coding sequences within:
- the EEF1D gene encoding elongation factor 1-delta isoform X4, with the translated sequence MEPFFPSDRKMAAEFLMHEKIWFDKFKYDDAEKRYYEQMNGPVASPSCQQENGASTILRDIARARENIQKSLAGRKTVLDSPQEAPPAQSKKKSGRPTSASTTSSAGPAGDQNELLTRIANLEVENQNLRSVVVDLQLAISKLETRLNTLEKSSTSHHPSATPPTQHVTPMKKVESPAAPPKKVELPSAPPAKKVEPSEADDEDEDDDIDLFGSGDEEEDQEAAKVREERLRQYAEKKSKKPGLIAKSSILLDVKPWDDETDMAKMEECVRSIQMDGLVWGASKLVPVGYGIKKLQIQCVVEDDKVGTDILEEEITKFEDYVQSVDIAAFNKI
- the EEF1D gene encoding elongation factor 1-delta isoform X5, which gives rise to MEPFFPSDRKMAAEFLMHEKIWFDKFKYDDAEKRYYEQMNGPVASPSCQQSASTTSSAGPAGDQNELLTRIANLEVENQNLRSVVVDLQLAISKLETRLNTLEKSSTSHHPSATPPTQHVTPMKKVESPAAPPKKVELPSAPPAKKVEPSEADDEDEDDDIDLFGSGDEEEDQEAAKVREERLRQYAEKKSKKPGLIAKSSILLDVKPWDDETDMAKMEECVRSIQMDGLVWGASKLVPVGYGIKKLQIQCVVEDDKVGTDILEEEITKFEDYVQSVDIAAFNKI
- the EEF1D gene encoding elongation factor 1-delta isoform X6, whose translation is MAAEFLMHEKIWFDKFKYDDAEKRYYEQMNGPVASPSCQQSASTTSSAGPAGDQNELLTRIANLEVENQNLRSVVVDLQLAISKLETRLNTLEKSSTSHHPSATPPTQHVTPMKKVESPAAPPKKVELPSAPPAKKVEPSEADDEDEDDDIDLFGSGDEEEDQEAAKVREERLRQYAEKKSKKPGLIAKSSILLDVKPWDDETDMAKMEECVRSIQMDGLVWGASKLVPVGYGIKKLQIQCVVEDDKVGTDILEEEITKFEDYVQSVDIAAFNKI